From Sporosarcina sp. Te-1, the proteins below share one genomic window:
- a CDS encoding DUF5694 domain-containing protein — protein sequence MDYKIENAKPKVMVVGMFHMGETPDQYKVEVDNLLSEKRQREIGEVVERLGAFKPTKVAVELEKKHNEWLNDKYKSYLEGTYELEVNEIDQIGFRLAKEADQPEIYAIDWMEQGSCRKDFGEVYEWAKEYQPELFQDLFGWLEESPVTRGFGSKSVLEMLQEINEEELNRQIHQTYLNMSRLKTEEEYVGMDWLNWWYERNLILYSNLLDLASASDERILFLVGGSHVEIVSNFLRESGKVVVEPALPYLNESEDAQKG from the coding sequence TTGGATTATAAGATAGAGAATGCTAAACCAAAAGTAATGGTGGTCGGCATGTTTCATATGGGTGAGACACCCGATCAATATAAAGTAGAGGTAGACAACCTTCTTTCTGAGAAGAGACAGCGAGAAATTGGCGAGGTCGTCGAAAGATTGGGTGCGTTCAAACCGACGAAGGTTGCTGTGGAACTGGAGAAGAAACATAACGAGTGGCTGAATGATAAATATAAGTCTTATCTTGAGGGAACATACGAATTGGAGGTTAATGAAATCGACCAGATCGGCTTCCGGCTAGCGAAAGAAGCGGATCAACCTGAAATCTATGCAATCGATTGGATGGAGCAGGGGTCTTGTCGGAAAGACTTCGGAGAAGTGTACGAATGGGCAAAGGAATACCAGCCGGAATTGTTCCAAGACCTTTTCGGCTGGCTAGAAGAGAGTCCAGTCACCAGAGGTTTCGGAAGTAAAAGTGTGCTTGAAATGCTTCAAGAAATTAATGAAGAAGAGTTAAACCGGCAGATTCATCAAACATACTTGAACATGTCCCGATTAAAAACAGAAGAGGAATACGTTGGAATGGATTGGTTGAACTGGTGGTATGAAAGAAACTTGATCCTTTATTCCAACTTACTTGATTTGGCGTCTGCGTCTGACGAACGGATCCTTTTCCTCGTTGGAGGGAGCCATGTCGAAATCGTTTCCAACTTCCTTCGTGAAAGCGGAAAGGTTGTCGTGGAACCAGCCTTGCCGTATTTGAATGAAAGTGAGGATGCGCAAAAAGGGTGA
- a CDS encoding MerR family DNA-binding transcriptional regulator, which translates to MYTIGELADISNVSVRTLRYFDEIGLLPPAQKNAAGHRYGDISMPHYNIGFLLEMLMEGNVIWKKGLFMTYSFTWLFPILFGIMVGNH; encoded by the coding sequence ATGTATACAATTGGGGAATTAGCGGACATCAGCAATGTATCTGTCAGGACACTCCGCTATTTTGACGAAATCGGCTTATTGCCGCCTGCACAAAAGAACGCTGCAGGCCATCGTTATGGAGATATTTCGATGCCGCATTATAATATTGGATTTTTGCTTGAGATGCTAATGGAAGGAAATGTAATATGGAAAAAGGGATTGTTTATGACTTACTCATTTACATGGCTGTTCCCTATTTTATTTGGAATTATGGTCGGGAACCATTAG
- a CDS encoding VC0807 family protein, which yields MEKGIVYDLLIYMAVPYFIWNYGREPLGDYAALLLSTVPGLLYTLFRFINERQFNITGAFILASLLIDTLVNLLSGSAERMLWNQVYLGYGYALLYLLSILLKKPLGLYFGVDFAYMLGNPREPSKKLFFSKELFPWFQLVTLLLVIRGIVQNSLKAWLLDSYGVDSYGHMLIYLKISGGAFSILITALNLFIGHKVVQISRIQASKDTCPQSIEEKAHQPLF from the coding sequence ATGGAAAAAGGGATTGTTTATGACTTACTCATTTACATGGCTGTTCCCTATTTTATTTGGAATTATGGTCGGGAACCATTAGGCGATTATGCAGCCCTTCTGCTTTCCACCGTCCCTGGATTGCTTTATACACTGTTCCGCTTCATTAATGAACGTCAATTCAACATAACAGGGGCCTTCATACTCGCCTCCCTCTTAATAGACACGTTGGTGAATCTCCTATCGGGTTCTGCAGAGCGCATGCTTTGGAATCAGGTCTATCTCGGCTATGGCTATGCCTTACTGTATCTGCTTTCCATTCTCCTTAAGAAACCATTGGGCCTTTATTTTGGGGTCGATTTTGCGTACATGCTTGGGAATCCCCGTGAACCAAGCAAAAAACTATTCTTTTCAAAAGAGCTATTTCCATGGTTCCAGCTTGTGACATTGCTACTTGTGATACGGGGAATTGTACAGAACTCTCTTAAAGCGTGGCTTTTGGATTCTTACGGAGTAGATAGTTATGGGCATATGCTGATCTATTTAAAGATCAGTGGAGGTGCTTTTAGTATTCTTATCACTGCGCTCAATTTATTTATCGGACACAAAGTAGTACAGATTTCACGTATCCAAGCTTCTAAAGACACTTGCCCCCAATCGATAGAAGAAAAAGCACATCAGCCGCTTTTTTGA
- a CDS encoding sigma-70 family RNA polymerase sigma factor, whose amino-acid sequence MRITKENFIKHFKRGKEAALEYVIDEYAGLVKAIVYNSLQSYNDPHLIEEGVSDTFMGAFENAKQFNGEPEDFRKWICTIAKFKAIDKKRSLAKTPVAAVINDHQLEVKSAEDEFLIQSSTEELLSMMAKLPQVDRDIFTMKYFLNMRNDEIAKQLGLTKASVDNRLYRGKKRLQQFRMGGILT is encoded by the coding sequence ATGCGTATAACAAAAGAAAACTTCATAAAGCATTTTAAAAGGGGCAAAGAGGCCGCATTGGAGTATGTTATCGATGAGTACGCCGGACTCGTGAAAGCGATTGTTTACAATTCACTTCAGTCATACAACGACCCGCATCTTATCGAGGAAGGGGTGAGCGATACGTTCATGGGGGCCTTTGAAAACGCTAAACAATTCAATGGCGAACCCGAAGACTTCCGGAAATGGATTTGTACCATTGCGAAGTTTAAAGCGATCGATAAAAAACGATCCCTTGCCAAAACTCCTGTGGCCGCCGTCATAAATGACCATCAGCTGGAAGTGAAATCCGCCGAGGATGAATTTCTTATTCAATCTTCGACGGAAGAACTACTGAGCATGATGGCCAAGCTGCCCCAAGTTGACCGCGATATCTTCACAATGAAATACTTTTTAAATATGAGGAACGATGAAATTGCCAAGCAGTTAGGCCTGACGAAGGCTTCTGTTGATAATCGCTTATACCGGGGGAAAAAGCGATTGCAGCAGTTTCGCATGGGAGGAATACTGACATGA
- a CDS encoding DUF4179 domain-containing protein, which yields MKNLYRQFNELNLDIEVVPMDVSEAEKNRIKGKVLRKKKNYRTPKLISAAAALVLATTVASGFAFPTFAAKLPIIGNLFEMFTDNESYVFEEYDTHTTDIGVTRESNGISLTVENAVYDGESISIAYKMVSDKDLGEFPILQGVLDAPEFRDKYKHYGYAPKYISKRISENEYAGLFIYQLIKGPKPEEIHVTWKGDQVIDINNTSNAISGEWSYEFKLNKLEAQSKDYIGSGLLSKNEGINVTLTKMTSTPISTTLYLSERIDIPTVTMQDTEWRSILLDYKVTDDIGNEYNFIHYPDIGHISNFNHSKPVSMPRITMSHLDERATSLYITPIVNIYEIDKENGSDFIPIKEPFEVEPIIVPLEK from the coding sequence ATGAAAAATTTGTACCGCCAGTTTAACGAGTTGAATCTTGATATTGAAGTGGTACCAATGGATGTAAGTGAGGCAGAGAAGAACAGGATAAAAGGGAAAGTACTGCGGAAGAAAAAGAATTATCGTACTCCTAAACTAATCTCGGCAGCCGCCGCTCTTGTCTTGGCAACGACAGTTGCATCTGGTTTTGCGTTTCCTACATTCGCTGCAAAATTACCGATCATCGGCAATCTTTTTGAAATGTTTACAGACAATGAAAGCTATGTATTTGAAGAATATGACACACACACAACGGATATAGGTGTGACTAGAGAAAGCAATGGCATTTCCCTAACTGTCGAGAATGCGGTCTACGACGGTGAAAGCATTTCGATTGCCTATAAGATGGTGAGTGATAAAGATTTGGGGGAATTCCCTATATTACAAGGGGTGTTAGATGCTCCAGAATTCCGTGATAAGTATAAGCACTATGGGTATGCACCAAAATATATTTCAAAAAGAATCAGTGAAAACGAGTATGCTGGTTTATTTATTTACCAATTGATTAAAGGACCGAAACCGGAGGAAATTCATGTTACTTGGAAAGGCGATCAAGTAATCGACATTAATAACACATCAAACGCCATTTCTGGTGAGTGGTCCTATGAGTTTAAGTTGAATAAATTGGAGGCTCAATCAAAAGATTATATTGGTTCCGGATTACTATCTAAAAATGAAGGGATCAATGTTACACTTACAAAAATGACTTCTACGCCTATATCTACAACGCTCTATCTTTCGGAAAGAATCGACATTCCCACTGTAACAATGCAGGATACCGAATGGCGTAGCATATTATTGGACTATAAGGTAACAGATGATATAGGGAATGAATATAACTTTATCCACTATCCGGACATTGGGCATATTTCTAATTTCAATCATAGTAAACCGGTGAGTATGCCGAGGATCACAATGTCGCATCTTGACGAGCGTGCGACATCCCTCTATATCACACCGATTGTAAATATTTATGAAATCGACAAAGAAAACGGAAGTGATTTTATTCCGATAAAGGAGCCATTTGAAGTTGAGCCGATTATAGTTCCATTAGAGAAGTAA
- a CDS encoding malate:quinone oxidoreductase, with translation MVKMSNRETNKDVILIGAGIMSATLGTLLKELKPDWNITVFEKLGEAGVESSNEWNNAGTGHSALCELNYTTEKSDGSMDISKAINVNEQFQLSRQFWSYLVNRELIRNPKDFIMPLPHISYVHGEDNVKFLKKRFEALSNNPLFQGMEFSDQPETLAEWMPLMMKDRKITEPLAATKIDSGTDVNFGSLTRMLFDHLSDNQVDIHYNHSVTSLKRTAAGLWELKVKNLNSGAVERHTAKFVFIGAGGGSLHLLQKSGIPEGKHIGGFPVSGIFMVCKNPEVVEQHHAKVYGKASVGAPPMSVPHLDTRYIDNKKSLLFGPFAGFSPKFLKTGSNLDLITSVKPNNLFTMLAAGAKEMALTKYLIQQLMLSKEQRMEELREFVPDAKSEDWDLVVAGQRVQVIKDTEAGGKGTLQFGTEVVSAADGSIAALLGASPGASTAVHVMLQVIKKCFPQYVKEWEPKIKEMIPSYGISLVEHPDLFEELLDSTAKALGLSEDKPEPETATPQEVGEELEELAEHQEVEIIEEN, from the coding sequence ATGGTAAAAATGAGCAACAGAGAAACCAATAAAGACGTCATTTTAATCGGTGCCGGAATTATGAGCGCAACTTTGGGGACCTTGCTTAAAGAATTAAAGCCGGATTGGAATATTACCGTGTTTGAGAAGCTTGGCGAAGCAGGCGTGGAAAGCTCGAATGAGTGGAACAATGCCGGAACAGGACACTCGGCACTATGTGAGCTTAACTACACGACAGAAAAATCCGACGGCTCCATGGATATCAGCAAAGCGATTAACGTAAACGAGCAGTTCCAGTTATCCAGACAGTTCTGGTCCTATCTCGTCAATCGCGAGTTGATCCGCAACCCAAAAGACTTCATCATGCCGCTGCCTCATATTAGCTATGTACACGGAGAAGACAATGTAAAGTTTTTGAAGAAGCGTTTTGAAGCGCTATCCAATAATCCGCTGTTCCAGGGAATGGAGTTCTCCGATCAGCCTGAAACATTGGCGGAGTGGATGCCACTCATGATGAAAGACCGGAAGATTACAGAACCGCTTGCAGCAACTAAAATCGATTCTGGGACAGACGTCAATTTTGGTTCGTTGACTCGCATGTTGTTTGATCATTTGTCAGACAACCAAGTCGATATCCATTACAACCATAGCGTCACAAGCCTAAAACGCACAGCTGCCGGGTTATGGGAGTTGAAAGTGAAGAATTTGAACAGTGGGGCAGTCGAACGCCACACTGCGAAATTCGTATTTATCGGTGCGGGTGGCGGAAGTTTGCATCTTCTACAAAAGTCCGGCATTCCAGAAGGAAAACATATCGGGGGCTTCCCAGTCAGCGGTATCTTCATGGTCTGTAAAAATCCAGAGGTCGTAGAGCAGCATCACGCGAAAGTGTACGGCAAAGCGTCTGTTGGCGCACCGCCGATGTCTGTTCCGCATCTGGACACACGCTATATCGATAATAAAAAGTCATTACTGTTCGGACCGTTTGCAGGCTTCTCTCCAAAATTCTTGAAGACGGGGTCCAATTTGGATTTGATCACTTCCGTGAAACCAAATAACCTCTTCACGATGTTGGCGGCAGGCGCGAAGGAAATGGCGCTTACCAAATATTTGATTCAACAGCTGATGTTGTCAAAAGAACAGCGCATGGAAGAATTGCGCGAGTTCGTCCCAGATGCTAAGAGCGAAGATTGGGATTTAGTCGTTGCAGGCCAGCGTGTCCAGGTCATCAAGGACACGGAAGCAGGCGGCAAAGGAACACTGCAATTCGGTACGGAAGTTGTAAGTGCCGCAGACGGATCCATTGCAGCATTGCTTGGTGCGTCACCAGGTGCTTCGACAGCGGTTCACGTCATGTTGCAGGTCATTAAAAAATGCTTCCCGCAATACGTGAAAGAGTGGGAGCCGAAGATCAAAGAGATGATTCCATCCTACGGAATTTCGCTTGTGGAGCATCCGGATCTTTTCGAAGAACTTCTCGACTCTACCGCGAAAGCACTTGGTTTGAGCGAAGACAAGCCTGAGCCGGAAACCGCGACTCCGCAAGAAGTAGGGGAAGAGCTTGAAGAATTGGCGGAACACCAAGAAGTAGAGATAATAGAAGAAAACTAA
- a CDS encoding SDR family NAD(P)-dependent oxidoreductase, which yields MRLKGKVGIVTGSASGIGRGIALAMAKEGAHIAIVDINEEKGNQTLEEVNQFTEGMLFIQDISKKENVESIVNEVVNKFGKLDILVNNAHASKQAPFVQTTMEMFDLSFNTGFYPTFNFMTAAYPELKKSKGKVINFASGAGISGQPTQASYAAAKEAIRAITRVAANEWGPEGINVNLIAPIALTEGVQAWSQSAPELYEKMINNIPLRRLGDPEGDIGRTAVFLASEDADYITGQTIMVDGGSIKIY from the coding sequence ATGAGATTAAAAGGCAAAGTTGGAATTGTAACGGGTAGTGCTTCAGGTATCGGACGAGGCATCGCGCTTGCTATGGCGAAAGAAGGCGCCCACATTGCAATTGTGGACATCAATGAGGAAAAAGGGAACCAGACGCTTGAGGAAGTTAATCAATTTACAGAAGGCATGTTATTCATTCAGGATATTTCCAAGAAGGAAAACGTGGAATCGATTGTAAATGAAGTTGTAAACAAGTTCGGTAAACTTGATATCCTTGTCAATAATGCACATGCATCGAAACAGGCTCCTTTTGTGCAGACGACAATGGAGATGTTTGACCTCTCCTTTAATACAGGCTTTTATCCGACATTCAATTTCATGACAGCTGCGTATCCGGAGTTAAAGAAATCAAAAGGGAAGGTCATTAACTTTGCTTCAGGAGCAGGTATCTCAGGCCAGCCAACGCAAGCGTCTTACGCTGCTGCAAAAGAAGCGATTCGTGCGATTACTCGTGTGGCTGCCAATGAGTGGGGTCCCGAAGGCATCAATGTCAATCTCATCGCTCCAATCGCCCTTACAGAGGGCGTACAAGCGTGGAGCCAGTCTGCACCGGAACTCTATGAAAAAATGATCAATAACATTCCGTTGCGCCGTTTGGGCGATCCGGAAGGCGACATCGGCCGTACTGCTGTATTCTTAGCCAGTGAAGATGCTGATTATATTACAGGACAAACGATTATGGTAGATGGTGGATCGATTAAAATCTACTGA
- a CDS encoding MFS transporter encodes MNSTKKKIHFAWFVLIGLCITVGLGKAALNNTASLFISPVAKDLGVGVGNLTLYLSISSVITMIFLPIGGKILTKFNTGLVLIIAVLLQAGSFALFGFMNSVWGWYALSIPLAVGGVFITVLAGPVIIQQWFKKRNGIALGIMSAVGGLFGIFTQPIVGKLISDLGWRTSYYTVGLVVMIILVPTIFLLLRYKPQQKNLLPYGMENGNNESKTEDAAEQTGIAFKDASKSPAFILLGLFFFIVTAVASFSMHVPTYLVDKGYDVTFAGNAMAAMALGIFVGSLTFGYLSDRIGAKNTSLLAMAFGTAAIVLLLAFPESTAFIIISLILFGFMSSSIGTLGPAMASSLFGSRDYSQIYSTASIGLAVASIIALPAYGYIFDFTGTYVTSMYAIVVMLILNMVFIVMAFRNKEKLVKAGLWK; translated from the coding sequence ATGAATTCAACTAAGAAAAAAATCCATTTTGCGTGGTTTGTCCTGATTGGTTTATGTATCACAGTCGGGTTAGGAAAGGCGGCTCTGAATAATACAGCAAGCTTGTTTATATCACCAGTTGCCAAGGATCTTGGCGTAGGTGTAGGGAATTTAACGTTATATTTAAGTATTTCGTCTGTTATCACAATGATTTTCTTACCGATTGGCGGTAAGATTTTAACTAAATTTAATACAGGATTAGTGCTCATCATTGCAGTTTTACTTCAAGCAGGTTCATTTGCATTGTTTGGCTTTATGAATTCTGTTTGGGGATGGTATGCCCTTTCCATTCCGTTAGCAGTCGGTGGGGTATTCATCACAGTACTCGCAGGTCCAGTAATAATTCAACAGTGGTTTAAAAAGAGAAATGGTATTGCACTTGGCATCATGTCGGCTGTTGGTGGCTTATTTGGTATCTTTACACAGCCGATAGTCGGTAAATTAATTTCTGACCTTGGTTGGAGAACATCGTACTATACAGTCGGACTGGTTGTCATGATCATTCTAGTGCCAACTATCTTCCTATTGTTACGTTATAAACCGCAACAGAAAAATTTGCTTCCATATGGGATGGAAAATGGAAACAATGAATCGAAGACGGAAGATGCAGCGGAGCAAACTGGGATTGCATTCAAGGATGCCAGCAAGTCCCCGGCATTTATCTTGTTAGGTCTGTTTTTCTTCATTGTTACGGCAGTGGCCAGCTTCAGTATGCATGTCCCAACCTATTTGGTGGATAAAGGATATGATGTGACATTTGCCGGAAATGCAATGGCGGCAATGGCATTGGGAATCTTTGTGGGATCTTTGACATTTGGTTATTTATCGGACCGGATTGGCGCAAAAAACACATCACTGCTTGCCATGGCATTTGGAACGGCAGCGATCGTCTTATTACTCGCTTTCCCGGAAAGTACGGCTTTCATTATTATTTCATTAATCCTATTCGGATTTATGAGCTCGTCGATCGGAACGCTTGGACCAGCGATGGCCTCTTCCTTGTTCGGCAGCCGTGATTATAGCCAAATTTATTCAACAGCCTCGATTGGTTTGGCAGTCGCATCCATTATTGCGCTTCCGGCATATGGGTATATCTTTGACTTTACAGGAACCTATGTAACGTCCATGTACGCTATCGTCGTCATGTTGATTCTTAACATGGTCTTTATTGTGATGGCGTTCCGTAATAAAGAGAAACTAGTAAAAGCAGGGCTTTGGAAGTAA
- a CDS encoding SDR family NAD(P)-dependent oxidoreductase — MARVEGKVALITGGASGIGLSSAQLLAKEGAKVVIGDFNLEGAKEAVKEIEKNGGTASAIFLDASVEESIKEAVEFTVNTYGKIDVLFNNVGLTNLKKDLDVVNMDLDEWDRLMNVNMKSVLLGSRFAIPYMQKAGGGSIINTASMAGFASDAIRTAYGASKAAVVHLTSYIATQYGKDRIRCNAVAPGLILTPAAEQNLPKEVQDIFLKYNALPYNGEPEDIGYTVLFLASDESKYITGQTIKVEGGHYIGNPSIADFNDFMKKSQA; from the coding sequence ATGGCTAGAGTTGAGGGAAAAGTAGCGCTTATAACTGGCGGCGCCTCAGGAATCGGCTTATCAAGTGCACAGCTTTTGGCGAAAGAAGGAGCTAAAGTCGTCATTGGTGACTTTAATCTAGAGGGAGCGAAAGAAGCCGTAAAAGAAATTGAAAAAAATGGTGGGACAGCTTCGGCGATTTTTCTAGATGCGTCCGTTGAAGAGTCCATTAAAGAAGCTGTTGAGTTTACAGTCAATACGTATGGCAAAATTGACGTTCTCTTCAATAATGTCGGGTTAACAAACCTGAAAAAAGATTTGGATGTAGTCAACATGGACTTGGATGAATGGGATCGTCTCATGAATGTCAACATGAAAAGTGTTCTGTTGGGAAGCCGTTTCGCTATTCCATATATGCAAAAAGCAGGTGGCGGCTCTATCATCAACACAGCTTCTATGGCTGGTTTCGCATCCGATGCCATCAGAACGGCATATGGTGCTTCCAAAGCAGCAGTTGTGCATCTCACTTCCTATATTGCAACACAGTATGGTAAAGACCGGATCCGCTGTAATGCGGTAGCGCCTGGTCTTATTTTGACTCCTGCAGCGGAGCAAAACTTACCGAAAGAAGTGCAAGACATCTTCTTGAAATACAATGCACTTCCATATAACGGTGAGCCGGAAGATATCGGCTATACCGTATTGTTCTTAGCTTCAGATGAATCCAAGTACATTACAGGCCAAACCATTAAAGTAGAAGGCGGCCACTACATTGGTAACCCATCTATTGCAGATTTTAATGATTTCATGAAAAAATCACAAGCTTAA
- a CDS encoding MarR family winged helix-turn-helix transcriptional regulator, translating into MKTSIFELIRQAELLNNESIIYFLNHIQGNIGVSQILVLNQLREKGPLMQTELAKKLGYTPGGMTSIANKLIKEGYAEREYDAADRRIVRLSITDRGYEIFNEAQEIGQAMRRDLYSILTDEEIQQMARIQKKLIEHIVKD; encoded by the coding sequence ATGAAGACATCTATATTCGAACTAATCCGTCAAGCGGAGTTGCTCAATAACGAATCGATCATCTATTTCTTGAATCACATCCAAGGAAACATTGGGGTTTCTCAAATTCTCGTTCTCAATCAGTTGCGTGAGAAAGGTCCGCTCATGCAAACGGAACTTGCAAAAAAGTTGGGTTATACGCCAGGCGGCATGACAAGTATTGCGAACAAGCTGATCAAGGAAGGCTATGCGGAACGGGAATATGACGCGGCTGACCGTCGAATTGTCCGTCTCTCTATTACAGATAGAGGCTATGAGATTTTTAATGAAGCACAAGAAATTGGCCAAGCAATGAGAAGAGATTTATATTCCATCCTCACTGACGAAGAGATTCAACAAATGGCGCGTATTCAGAAAAAGTTAATTGAGCATATTGTGAAGGATTAG
- a CDS encoding DUF4317 domain-containing protein, translated as MNKKDIADIRKHFKLGTDLLTIRDIYNVYIKQESNEIYHEASQSFSLLDREQQELFLTNFKKVLGGKLDEKLFEVKFKREEEERENHTQTLLYEGLQADDVTDWKEGMQQIAQKMVQDVQYEKDIVITFIRGNYFKPTKRQPDETEADIRDEVYTTPFILCSMNQTEQPKRSLVFDFVGKEFKSSFMADPIINLASPIGGFLFPTFTDNAADVNHILYAAGKANKPNYHFIENVLDGEEIMTAQEDKAVFEEIVKEVIGHQVNTRTLANMYDEINRMMEVDEEEEEAENVPTLDTRELERVLKVSGVEDVDSDKVERAFQTVIDDDTYELKANHIVPKYTSKSIKIETKVANISISPQDLKYVRQVTVGGKRCLLIEVEEDTIIDGFTIIPEELLK; from the coding sequence ATGAACAAGAAAGATATTGCGGATATTCGGAAACATTTTAAGTTGGGCACGGATTTGTTGACGATCCGGGACATTTACAATGTATACATTAAGCAGGAGAGCAATGAAATCTACCATGAGGCGAGCCAGTCTTTTTCTTTGCTCGATCGTGAGCAGCAGGAATTATTTTTGACGAACTTTAAAAAAGTGCTCGGTGGGAAGCTGGATGAAAAGCTGTTCGAGGTGAAGTTCAAGCGGGAGGAAGAGGAACGGGAGAATCATACCCAAACGCTACTCTATGAGGGTCTTCAAGCCGATGACGTGACAGACTGGAAAGAAGGGATGCAGCAAATCGCCCAAAAGATGGTGCAGGATGTCCAGTATGAAAAAGATATTGTTATCACGTTTATTCGGGGGAATTATTTTAAACCGACGAAGCGGCAGCCCGACGAGACAGAGGCCGACATCCGGGATGAAGTATATACGACGCCTTTCATTCTTTGCAGCATGAATCAGACAGAGCAGCCGAAACGGTCCCTCGTGTTTGATTTCGTCGGAAAGGAATTCAAATCGAGCTTCATGGCCGATCCGATCATCAACTTGGCATCTCCGATCGGAGGATTTCTATTCCCTACCTTTACGGACAACGCAGCAGACGTCAACCATATTCTGTATGCGGCAGGGAAAGCGAATAAGCCGAACTACCATTTCATTGAAAACGTGCTGGACGGCGAAGAGATTATGACAGCTCAGGAAGATAAGGCAGTCTTTGAAGAGATTGTGAAAGAAGTGATTGGGCATCAGGTGAATACGCGCACCCTTGCAAATATGTATGATGAAATCAATCGGATGATGGAGGTAGACGAAGAGGAGGAAGAAGCCGAAAACGTTCCGACATTGGACACGAGAGAACTCGAACGCGTGTTAAAAGTGAGCGGTGTGGAAGACGTTGATTCAGATAAGGTGGAAAGGGCCTTCCAAACAGTGATTGATGATGACACGTATGAACTGAAGGCAAATCATATCGTTCCAAAATACACATCGAAGTCCATTAAGATCGAAACAAAAGTCGCCAATATCTCCATCAGTCCGCAAGATTTAAAGTACGTCAGACAAGTGACAGTCGGCGGTAAACGTTGCCTGTTGATCGAGGTGGAGGAAGATACGATAATTGATGGGTTTACTATCATTCCAGAAGAGTTATTGAAATAG
- a CDS encoding MerR family transcriptional regulator: MKIGEFAAYTGSSKDTIRYYEKMGLLQPNIVNKHREYDAEQIELMSAIRKLKHAGFTLQEIKLLFQWLGHLEPDTQLTEEEIQSLEQVRALFQQKQAYMMQREKEIQQIQQVLLRADRKMELLLEKNRRDS; encoded by the coding sequence ATGAAAATCGGTGAATTTGCAGCTTATACAGGCTCCAGTAAAGATACGATTCGGTACTATGAAAAAATGGGTTTATTACAGCCAAACATAGTAAACAAACATCGAGAATATGACGCGGAACAGATCGAGTTGATGAGCGCCATCCGGAAATTAAAGCATGCCGGCTTTACCCTTCAAGAGATCAAACTGTTGTTTCAATGGTTAGGTCATTTGGAACCGGATACCCAATTGACGGAAGAGGAAATCCAAAGCCTCGAGCAAGTTAGAGCGTTATTTCAACAAAAACAAGCGTACATGATGCAAAGGGAAAAAGAGATTCAGCAAATTCAACAAGTCTTGCTTAGGGCAGATCGAAAAATGGAGCTGTTATTGGAAAAAAATAGACGCGATTCGTAG
- a CDS encoding VOC family protein — protein sequence MGKVLPFLMFQDGKAEEAMEFYISLVKNSEIRRIVRYGAEGPGDEGTVMQAVFALNGQEFMCIDSNVTHQFTFTPAFSIYVTCDTEDELVHLYESLLEGGQALMPLDNYGFSKKFGWVNDRFGVSWQLDLLH from the coding sequence ATGGGAAAGGTACTCCCTTTTTTAATGTTCCAAGATGGCAAGGCAGAGGAGGCAATGGAGTTTTATATTTCACTCGTGAAAAACTCGGAAATCCGGCGTATCGTCCGCTACGGTGCCGAGGGGCCAGGGGATGAAGGAACAGTGATGCAGGCGGTATTCGCTTTGAATGGGCAGGAGTTCATGTGTATCGACAGCAATGTAACACATCAGTTCACTTTCACGCCTGCGTTTTCGATCTATGTCACTTGTGATACAGAGGACGAGCTCGTCCATCTCTATGAAAGCCTTCTAGAAGGCGGACAAGCGCTTATGCCCTTGGACAATTACGGTTTCAGTAAAAAGTTCGGATGGGTCAATGACCGGTTTGGCGTTTCGTGGCAATTGGATCTGTTGCATTAA